From Rhododendron vialii isolate Sample 1 chromosome 7a, ASM3025357v1:
AGTACTGTCACGTGGTGCCCCAACAtccttctccaccacacattcaTGTGGAGCTCAGTACTAAGTGTATGGAGCCACAAGAATGTGCTGTAGAAAATGGGTTTTCGGGCACCAccaagaccactgaataatcactcaaTAATGTCCCATTTGTTTTGGGTATTTTTACCTCAGAAGGCCCAACTAACCAGTGGAAGAAAGGCACTGTTAAAGCAGCATTGAACTCTGCAGCCCACTTCGTAGGAGGAAACAGTTTCCTAAACTGCAATAGTTTAAAAGTATTTGACCCCATCATATAATTATCTTAAAGATCACATCAAGTGTGTTATATAAAATGCAGTAGGGACAACTGTGCAAAGAGTATAAGTAATATATAAAGCATGTACTGTGAAGCCAGCTGGTTTGCCCGAGAGGTTAAGGGGGAAGACTTAAGATCTTCTGCACATAAGTGCGCATGGGTTCGAACCCCATAgccagcaaaaaaaataattatggtttaactttttgtttttggtaatctctctctctctctctctctctctctctctcacacacacacacacacacacacacagatggAGATAAAGATAGAAGTGAGAAAGGGTGTTAGTTGTGGACCTGAGCAGGGGCACCAGGAGGGAGCATAGACAAGAGCACCTCTCTAACCACTTGCTGCTGCTGCAAACGATTCCTTCCTAGAATTACACTCTTAGACACATCCACAAAACTCTCGTAGTCATAATCAAACCAACCCTTATTCTTCTTATTACTATCCGCGGCGGCTTTAGGAGCATATATCTCCATCTTGCGAGCAAACAGAGTCATGAATGCCTTCTCGAAAAACCCATCGTTGTACTTGGTTTTCTGCCCCAAAGGTGCTGGCTCCCCCGACGGCTCTGCAATTCCACACCTGATAGTAGCACAAGTACTACTGCGGCCGCCACTCGCTCCCCGCCGTCTCTGTAAGGAACTAGTTGGAATTAACTGAACTGGTTGGAAGCTTAGAACCACCATGAATCAATTTTGCAGCGGAAATGTAGTATGCCTCCTCTAGTGCATACAGCTGCTGTGAGTTTCTTGAATTGGTCTTCTCTTCTGTTTTGCTCCTTGTATTCACCCTTTTTAGTTTAGTATCTAGATTAGATTATGCAGCTTCTGGGGATATGAGGAGCAGAACTAGAAAGGGCCCAAAAAGGCCTGAAGGAGCAgaagttttttttatggttgGTTGAGCTTTGAAACAATTATGGCCATACAATCTGCCACATCTCTGATGAAATTACTGACCTCTTTTTGTTCCCATGGCCCGTGTGGCACACATTCCTCGTGGGCCTCTTCCATTTTATCTTCCATatgtcattttgttttgttttgtttttgtgttagTATTTATGAATTTCGAACAAGCGGCGCCACAAATTTCTCCACTATGGTTTAATGATTGCATATAAGTGGACTTCTAGTTAACAAATTACGTTTAATTCCAGCCCAGAATATAAaaccacatatttttttttgggtataaaCAACTTAGAATCAAGACCTAGGGctgtaaacaagccaagctgAGCTTTGTCGAgatcgagctcggcttgtttactaaacgagccaaaaacttcagctcgagctcagctcaaaccttaatgagccgagcccTTAACGAACTGAGCTTTTGTCGAATGAACCGAGCTCGTGagctgctcagctcatttacaacCTTGCGGCCTAGCCCAAGCAGTAATGGAGGGGCATTTAGTGTCcatgggagagggagaggtcTCAAGTTCGAGTTGATGAGTTGTAACTCACGAACCATTCACACACTAACGGTATACTgtggcaaaaaagaagaagaacagctTTAGAATCTCAACCTcgattagagcatctccatggTTGGAACCAAATAGTGAAAAGCCAAATTTGACCGGAGAAATGGCTTAACGTTTAGAGGAGTAATTGGGTCAACAACTTAAGAGGCTCAAACCCAAAATTCGAGCATCTCCATGGTTGGAGCCAAATTTGACATGAGAAGTGGCTTTATCATATGTAGCCAATTCATGAGAACACCTGCCCTTTTTTGGCTTTGGCTTGGAAAATGCCTGACCAGGCAAGCCATGACATTACAAATTGTGAATCTTTACATTGGCAAAGGATCGGTTTATATTGCACTTGCAAAATGAGAAGATATTGGTAAAACAACTTCAATGGCCATCATTGTGCCTCAAATTATAAAACTTATAAAGCTACATGCAAGATTTTCCAATTATTACATTGCTGCAGTTCAccatgctaagtgcaaagtaCCGTTGTACCTACATTCAAAAAAGTTAAGCCTTCAGCGTGTTGCAATCCATTTAAGGTCCGTCTCATTGAGGTTGCACATTGACCTTCTACTACATCAAATCACGTGAACATGGGTTTCTGCTTCACTCTGCAGCGTCTACCTGTTTTGTTGCTTCAGCTTCTTTCAACTTCTCTAATACTGATGCACGCCCATCTAGTGATTCATAGATGCCCTTCATCTACAGAATATCAAGATGAATTGAGAAAGAGAAATATCTTTACCAAGAATTTCTACAGAAGCACGATCCCAAGATGTTATCAAATTACTCGTCGATAAAACTTTTCATAAGTAATATCAAAGCACTGTAACAAAAAAGAATCTAGCAAAAATTGGTGCTATGAAAGTGCAGCAGTGGCACGGTGCAAATACTATTATGAacataaaatatattattaataaaaaaattcatgtcaccagctgaaagaaagaaaaaattttaCTCCGTATATCACACCAGGGGTAAAAGTCGATTCTAGGTTGGAACTCAAGAGAAAAGGCAAGATACTGGTCCGCTGGTACTTCTTCAAGTTGATTAACTCAGGATTAATTAACTATTCTTGTGCAAGGCATCAAGTTATACAAGAGAATCAAACATACAGGTTATAAGcattgaaaataatttatcACAGTCTCatgataaattttgaaaattcattgtctttgaatgaatttttttgaaagagtgGTATCCATGTcaactattttgaaaattttcatgtcAAGTATTGACAACATGAAGTACCGAGGTTCTCTGAGTAAGAAGGATTACAAATGCCTCAGACGAAGACTGGAGCGGGGGAGAAATGCAGAATGATAAATGTTGAGGTTTTCTTTCTTCGATTTACTAACAAAGAAAATAGGAGAGTCCTTTTTCTACCTGTACGGACTTTTTGCAGGTTCCAACAGTCACTGGCTTTGGGAAACGTATTACTTGTATATTCGACCACACCCCTTCTCTCCAAGATTAAGGTATGGGCGGACGATGACTCTATTTCTCTAAGGCTTAGGTGGACTGCTGATCCTTACTTTGGCAATCAACAACCAGCTCTAGCCACCAAACCACGAGAATCCCAATTCCCAACTAAGGTCATATGGCTGCCAAGGGTGATACTACTTGCTCACCAAGCTCAAGGAGCTCCTTAGGCTTTGCCTCTGATCTACGCAGGCAATTGGAAATATGTCTATCTGAGGGGTCTTATTGAAGATCCCCTCTTCTTGGTTTAGAACCAAGGCAATATAGACTTGCTTCATCAGAGTTGGAGGCCATAGAGTTGTCAAATAGACTTCCTTTTGTTCACAACCAAGGTAGAACTGATTACAGCTAGATATTGCACTACAAAAGAAAGCTATAAATGATCACGTACAATGAAATCAGATAGAAAGGTCGCTAGAGCCAGGTGCCTCTGATATAGGTGGGTTATTCAGAGATGCATAGTGCAACTGGTTCAATTGCTTGGGAGAAAGCTTGGCGTATGCATTATCACACTTCCTGAGTTATAGGCCTTGAGACTTGGTGTTTTCCTAGCCTGGGAAATTAGGATTCAATGCATTGTTTGGATTGACTTGGAAACTGGTATCTCATACATCCAGGAATCTAATGATGGTAGCCAACCTTCACGAAACTTATAACCGACTGATGGAATCTCCTCTGCACGCCATAGAGGCCCTAGCTCACCACATTTAAAAGAAGGCAATAGAAGTGCAGGCTTTCTCGCTAATGAAGGGTCATGCCAAGGACTCTGATATGATGTCATGCATAGACTTCTACAGGGCTGCTCAACTTTTTCTGAGGGATGATAAAGTTGGTGAAAGCCCCAACGACTCTATGAAATAGCATCCTCCCAAGTGTCAGGCACTGTAGtaaaaactctatttttttctttctagctTTGAATCAATAAAATCTAACATTGCAAGACCATACTAAGAGAACACTATGCTCGCAAAATCTGCGTAGGCCCTTTTTATTCATCTAATCCAATTGTCCAGAGTCTCTAGTATACATCTGGTATAGGATGAGACTGATGAGTGACAAAAAATACTATAGTCCGCTTCTCCAAGTGTTGGGCGCAAAATTAATAAGGAAAACTGGAAAAGTAGGACTTATGGGGCTGACGTTAATCGGGTTTTTTGGTTATGAGTTGGTGAATGTATCTTTTAAGCTATTGTGTGGGCTAACAAAAGGGTAAGGTTTTGGGGTGCAATTAGGAATACAGGGAACTTTTGGGCAGTGTGGACGATACCCATTGACAGTATAAAGGGTTCTTATACGTAGTCAGGTAAGAGATTGTGGTACTGAAACAGGATTCTTAAGGCTAGGAAAAAGACTTTAACTGACCATGATTCTAGAGCATTGTAAGCCAAAAGAGTATACATATAGAGAAGAAGGAGACAGTATTAAGCATTGCACCTGACCCATAACTATTACTCCTTACTGTTAGAGTGGCATATCATCACACAATCCAAATTAACCTCTAACAAGATATCACAGATTCACTAAATCTTGTTCTCTGTTGAAAGAATTTAGAAGCATTAGCACGAATTTCTATAAACTACAGGAAAACTCCTTGTTCTAGAATAATTTTGATTTCCTATTTCAATTAGTGGCACATTACCTTCAACTGTTTGGGAGAACGAGATGAGTTGAAAGCGTAACGCCCCATGTACCCTACTGGCCCAACAAAAATGTTCGAACCTAACAAAACAACCCAAAATGCTTATGCTCAAGTTACCCGTAGCAGCTAACATAATCCCTTATATTCTCAAGATCACCAAAGTAGACTTGAATGTGGGAGAGGGTATCACA
This genomic window contains:
- the LOC131334403 gene encoding beta-carotene isomerase D27, chloroplastic, encoding MVVLSFQPVQLIPTSSLQRRRGASGGRSSTCATIRCGIAEPSGEPAPLGQKTKYNDGFFEKAFMTLFARKMEIYAPKAAADSNKKNKGWFDYDYESFVDVSKSVILGRNRLQQQQVVREVLLSMLPPGAPAQFRKLFPPTKWAAEFNAALTVPFFHWLVGPSEVVEVEIDGLKQRSGVHIKKCRYLENSGCVGMCVNMCKIPTQDFFTNEFGLPLTMIPNFEDMSCEMVYGQVPPPFEEDPVSKQPCYADICSIANPNSTMCPKLQA